A single window of Candidatus Methanoperedens sp. DNA harbors:
- a CDS encoding tRNA-dihydrouridine synthase family protein yields the protein MFIVFKDFELWWGMYLCGNPVRWIKKLMSSLTIGKLKLDGNLVLAPMSGVTNLPSRLLCRKYGASLVYSEMTSSEAVVRQSSKSIERGFTCAYERPMGIQLMGSIPENLAASAIFLQEKYRPELIDVNLGCPAQGVIKNGCGSELLKKPELTGRIIRMLSDSLDIPLTAKIRILDNFDETLKIAQIIEKSGADAITVHGRTQKQGYSGKSNLDFIRGIKSELAIPVIANGDIFDENSSQNVLEYTRCDGLMIGRAAIGNPFIFKKISYFLKTGEILPPRSTEERLADFFDYIKLCRNYNMLTFNDLKRNAQWFTKGMENVKQVRMKINKTHDIDSIMTIMNGLI from the coding sequence ATGTTCATTGTATTTAAAGATTTTGAATTATGGTGGGGTATGTATTTATGTGGAAATCCAGTAAGATGGATTAAAAAACTCATGAGTTCTTTGACTATTGGAAAATTGAAACTGGATGGAAATCTTGTTCTCGCGCCGATGTCCGGTGTTACAAACCTTCCATCCCGGCTCCTTTGCAGGAAATATGGCGCATCTTTAGTCTATTCCGAGATGACATCTTCCGAAGCAGTAGTGCGGCAAAGCAGCAAAAGCATAGAAAGGGGTTTTACCTGCGCGTATGAAAGACCGATGGGAATACAATTAATGGGCTCTATTCCGGAAAATCTTGCTGCATCTGCAATATTTTTGCAGGAAAAATACAGGCCTGAGCTCATTGATGTAAATTTGGGCTGTCCTGCACAGGGTGTTATAAAAAACGGGTGCGGGTCAGAACTATTAAAAAAACCTGAACTAACCGGGAGAATCATAAGAATGCTTTCGGATTCCCTGGATATACCTCTCACAGCTAAAATAAGAATATTGGATAACTTTGATGAAACATTGAAAATAGCGCAAATTATTGAAAAATCAGGCGCTGATGCAATCACAGTCCATGGAAGAACGCAAAAACAGGGTTATTCGGGAAAATCCAATCTTGATTTTATCAGAGGCATTAAAAGTGAGCTTGCGATCCCTGTTATAGCTAACGGGGATATCTTTGATGAAAATTCTTCACAAAACGTGCTTGAATATACCCGGTGCGATGGGCTTATGATAGGGCGGGCCGCTATTGGCAATCCGTTTATTTTTAAGAAAATCTCTTATTTTCTAAAAACCGGGGAAATATTGCCTCCCCGGAGTACGGAAGAAAGACTGGCTGATTTTTTCGATTACATAAAACTATGCCGCAATTATAATATGCTCACTTTTAACGATCTGAAGCGCAACGCCCAGTGGTTTACAAAAGGCATGGAAAACGTGAAGCAGGTTCGTATGAAAATAAACAAGACCCATGACATTGATTCGATTATGACAATTATGAATGGGTTAATCTAA
- a CDS encoding secretion system protein E has product MTPEKQAVYEILEDKLFSDIETRVKKLKEMQSLDSVEKPTSLVGKIKQLLAKEEGDKELYDPSVHGPLVTYEGINGYNELERYWVNEPYALVVILFNPEKNSNLYYVVEPKLSDFEELFLKEIKDRLKDVLLFEDIKNDEDKNKTLTDKVRKLVKEYSIDVSPLTTEKILYYTRRDFIKFGKIDPLMHDDRIEDVSANGFGVPIYLYHKKYTNLATNIIYREDELDSYVIRLAQRCGKHISVAEPMIDATMPDGSRIQMTLGKNITTHGATFTIRKFSEVPITPVDLINWNTFSAEEMAYLWLCIENNKSLIYAGGTASGKTSSLNAVSLFIPWQAKIITLEDTRELKLPHPNWIPGVTRDSFTADGKGTIDMYDLLKAALRQRPEFLLVGEVRGKEALTLFQAMSTGHTTFSTMHADSVSSAIHRLENPPISVPRTMIQALNIISIQSQTFVRGKRARRNMKLVEITDIDPTTRNIRTNDIFSWDALTDKFNRVGESKALNEIMIRRGWNISDLKQELMNRQKILEFMVNNKISDFNAIATIIHDYQVTPDKVLKKLLISG; this is encoded by the coding sequence ATGACCCCTGAAAAGCAGGCTGTTTATGAGATTTTAGAAGATAAATTATTTTCAGATATTGAAACCCGGGTAAAGAAACTAAAGGAAATGCAATCCCTGGATAGCGTGGAAAAACCTACATCCCTAGTGGGAAAAATTAAACAATTACTGGCAAAGGAAGAGGGCGATAAGGAATTATATGATCCTTCGGTTCACGGGCCGCTTGTAACGTATGAAGGTATTAACGGATATAATGAACTGGAACGCTACTGGGTTAATGAACCGTATGCTTTAGTTGTAATTTTGTTTAACCCTGAAAAGAATTCAAACCTGTATTATGTAGTCGAACCAAAACTTTCTGATTTTGAGGAACTATTCCTCAAGGAAATAAAAGACAGGTTGAAAGATGTCCTTCTTTTTGAAGATATTAAAAATGATGAAGATAAGAATAAAACCCTTACGGATAAAGTTAGAAAGTTAGTTAAAGAATATTCAATAGATGTAAGCCCTTTAACAACTGAAAAAATATTATATTATACACGCAGGGATTTTATAAAATTTGGTAAAATCGATCCTCTCATGCATGATGACAGGATTGAAGACGTTTCAGCGAATGGTTTTGGTGTTCCTATTTATTTATATCATAAGAAATATACCAACCTGGCAACAAACATAATTTACAGGGAAGACGAATTGGATTCTTATGTTATACGGCTTGCCCAGCGATGCGGAAAACACATTTCAGTTGCAGAACCGATGATCGACGCAACTATGCCTGACGGCTCACGTATCCAGATGACACTCGGGAAAAATATAACAACCCATGGAGCTACTTTTACAATCCGAAAGTTCAGTGAAGTCCCGATAACACCAGTTGACCTGATAAACTGGAATACATTCTCAGCCGAGGAAATGGCCTATCTGTGGCTTTGCATCGAAAACAACAAGAGTCTTATATATGCCGGCGGTACAGCTTCAGGGAAAACTTCATCTCTTAATGCAGTTTCTTTATTCATCCCGTGGCAGGCCAAGATCATCACGCTTGAAGATACACGGGAATTAAAATTGCCGCATCCTAACTGGATACCCGGAGTAACAAGAGATTCCTTTACTGCTGATGGAAAAGGGACTATCGATATGTACGACCTGCTAAAGGCTGCACTCAGGCAGAGGCCGGAATTCCTTCTTGTGGGCGAAGTCAGGGGCAAGGAAGCACTGACACTTTTCCAGGCAATGAGTACAGGACATACAACATTTTCAACTATGCATGCCGATTCGGTTTCAAGCGCCATCCACAGGCTTGAGAATCCACCCATCAGTGTTCCAAGGACAATGATACAGGCACTTAATATAATAAGCATTCAGTCGCAAACATTCGTAAGAGGAAAAAGAGCACGGCGAAATATGAAACTTGTTGAGATCACTGATATTGACCCTACAACGAGGAACATAAGGACTAATGATATTTTTTCATGGGATGCACTGACAGATAAATTCAACAGGGTAGGAGAATCAAAAGCACTCAACGAAATAATGATCCGAAGAGGCTGGAATATTTCAGATTTGAAACAGGAATTAATGAACCGCCAAAAAATTCTCGAGTTCATGGTAAATAATAAAATATCTGATTTTAATGCGATAGCGACTATTATTCATGATTATCAGGTTACCCCAGACAAAGTACTCAAGAAATTATTGATATCCGGATGA
- a CDS encoding secretion system protein produces the protein MKIMENISRSAELMFLKIKKLPFVLLGDKIKAKKEQFRDMRMSLRQARIPISYEMYLSNAVFYSVVAGIFGAILGLIIAYIIVAIVGLPERLTHLTFTQETAWMLEYKTISISIFIILFLGGLFGMITYMLFLMYPGFRAGERKGDIDKNLPYSVTYMYALSRGGMNLIEIFRSLSKCSSTYGEVSKEMDVIIRDMDYFGNDLRTALQNICDATPSVNFRDLMHNLLTVIDSGGDIPTYFRDKSEYYLSRAKVDQKGFLETLGLVAESYVTAFVAGPLFMIILGVMMSVMGSGSDMMIYAIIYAVIPIGSMIFVVMVNIITPGSTGEAPLLPTQSNVGEIIVPETEEKPRYLGFIKARNSLKLNEMIRDPLKPLREKPIYTLLLSFPITLIYLIINIYYGMRSPDFVDYIDDKVVFGIYILIIPLMLFHEYKKRKEDKIQEQIPDFLKKLASTNETGMTLRDSIRLMTRSDIGMSKEIKKINNDIEWGLPVNESLVRFANRFRTHFISRSVNLLTKANESSGDIGEVLNVAARDVAAEQDLKNERKTNMFIYVVIIYISFMVFVGIIYIISTTFLTEMVKAGEKMSSGGSGAVPLSLSRAKLDMYNRIFFHGALIQGLSSGLIAGVMGEGNALSGLKHSVIMMTIGYLLFTLFVN, from the coding sequence ATGAAGATAATGGAAAATATTAGTAGATCCGCCGAATTGATGTTCTTAAAAATAAAGAAACTGCCATTTGTTTTACTTGGCGATAAGATAAAAGCGAAAAAAGAACAGTTCCGGGATATGCGAATGTCATTAAGGCAGGCGCGCATCCCTATTTCGTATGAAATGTATTTATCAAATGCGGTATTTTATTCGGTAGTTGCGGGTATTTTTGGAGCAATCCTGGGTTTGATTATTGCATACATTATCGTAGCTATTGTGGGTCTGCCCGAAAGGCTCACTCATCTTACATTTACCCAGGAAACAGCATGGATGCTGGAATACAAAACAATCTCAATATCGATTTTTATCATTCTTTTCCTGGGCGGATTGTTCGGGATGATCACCTATATGCTCTTTCTTATGTATCCTGGTTTCAGGGCCGGGGAACGAAAGGGAGATATTGATAAGAATCTGCCTTATTCCGTTACATATATGTATGCATTAAGCAGGGGAGGTATGAATTTAATAGAAATATTTCGTTCCTTGAGCAAGTGTTCCAGCACATATGGTGAGGTATCAAAGGAAATGGATGTCATCATCAGGGATATGGATTATTTCGGAAATGACTTGCGAACTGCTCTCCAGAACATTTGTGATGCAACCCCCTCCGTAAATTTCAGGGATCTTATGCATAATCTCCTTACAGTTATTGACAGCGGTGGAGATATTCCAACTTATTTCAGGGATAAATCTGAATATTACCTGAGCAGGGCCAAGGTGGACCAGAAGGGATTTCTTGAAACCCTGGGATTGGTAGCTGAATCCTATGTAACAGCATTTGTTGCAGGACCTTTATTTATGATCATTCTTGGTGTCATGATGTCAGTTATGGGTTCGGGCAGTGACATGATGATATATGCGATAATTTATGCGGTAATACCCATAGGATCGATGATATTTGTGGTAATGGTCAATATTATTACGCCAGGCTCTACCGGTGAGGCGCCCCTTCTTCCTACCCAGAGTAATGTTGGTGAAATAATAGTTCCTGAAACTGAAGAAAAGCCAAGATATCTTGGATTTATCAAGGCAAGGAATTCCCTTAAATTAAATGAAATGATCCGCGATCCGCTGAAACCACTGAGGGAAAAGCCTATATATACTTTATTATTGAGTTTTCCAATTACTTTAATATATTTAATTATCAATATATATTATGGGATGAGATCACCGGATTTTGTAGATTATATTGATGATAAAGTTGTTTTCGGTATTTACATTCTTATTATACCTTTGATGCTATTCCATGAGTACAAGAAGAGAAAGGAAGATAAAATACAGGAACAAATACCTGATTTTTTGAAAAAGCTGGCAAGTACGAATGAGACTGGTATGACACTTCGCGATTCAATAAGACTGATGACACGTTCTGATATTGGTATGAGCAAAGAGATCAAAAAGATCAATAATGATATTGAATGGGGACTTCCTGTTAATGAATCACTTGTCCGATTCGCTAACCGTTTCAGGACTCATTTCATATCCAGATCTGTCAACTTATTGACAAAAGCAAATGAGTCAAGCGGAGATATTGGTGAAGTATTGAATGTGGCTGCAAGAGATGTTGCAGCAGAACAGGATTTGAAGAATGAACGTAAAACCAATATGTTCATTTATGTTGTAATTATTTACATATCGTTCATGGTTTTCGTAGGTATCATTTATATTATTTCTACTACTTTCCTTACAGAGATGGTAAAAGCAGGAGAAAAGATGTCATCAGGAGGAAGCGGGGCGGTTCCTCTTAGCCTTAGCCGTGCGAAGCTGGATATGTATAACCGTATTTTCTTCCATGGCGCTCTTATCCAGGGTCTTTCATCAGGTTTGATAGCAGGTGTCATGGGTGAAGGAAATGCCCTTTCAGGACTGAAACATTCGGTAATTATGATGACTATTGGTTATCTGCTGTTCACATTATTCGTAAACTAG
- a CDS encoding septum site-determining protein MinD produces the protein MTAHVYTIASGKGGTGKTTTTLNLGTALALLGKKTVVLDADIGMANLGLLIGLERSKITLHEVMSGNANIKEAIYDGPGGLKVVPSGLSLTGFQKSNPDILKDVMSTLVDGMDFLLIDTPAGISRDGVIPLAIADQVILVVNPELTSMADALKTKALTEMLGRTVEGAVLNRATLEKTEINRNKVSELLGVKILEMIPEDANMRLSAAFKMPIVIKSPNSPASIAYKRLAAQLTGEKYIEPKVEKDGRSFVDRLVKSVFGGKKNGK, from the coding sequence ATGACAGCACATGTATATACGATAGCTTCAGGAAAAGGTGGTACAGGCAAGACCACTACCACGCTAAATCTTGGGACAGCCCTGGCTCTTTTGGGGAAGAAGACAGTGGTTCTCGATGCAGATATCGGTATGGCAAACCTGGGTCTCCTGATCGGCCTTGAAAGAAGCAAAATAACGCTGCATGAAGTAATGAGCGGTAACGCTAATATAAAAGAGGCTATTTACGATGGTCCCGGAGGCCTTAAAGTAGTGCCCAGTGGCTTATCATTGACGGGATTCCAGAAATCAAATCCTGATATATTGAAAGATGTTATGTCCACTCTTGTTGATGGAATGGATTTTCTGTTGATAGATACTCCTGCCGGTATTAGCAGGGATGGAGTTATTCCACTTGCTATCGCCGACCAGGTCATCCTGGTTGTAAATCCCGAACTTACATCAATGGCAGATGCATTGAAAACCAAAGCACTCACTGAAATGCTGGGTAGGACTGTGGAAGGTGCTGTTTTGAATCGTGCCACTCTTGAGAAAACTGAAATAAACCGCAATAAAGTATCCGAACTTCTGGGTGTAAAGATTCTTGAAATGATACCAGAAGATGCAAATATGAGGCTCTCAGCAGCGTTCAAGATGCCCATAGTCATAAAATCCCCCAATTCACCTGCTTCAATCGCCTACAAGAGACTTGCTGCCCAGCTTACAGGAGAGAAATACATAGAACCAAAAGTAGAAAAAGATGGGCGAAGTTTTGTTGATCGTCTTGTAAAGTCTGTTTTTGGAGGAAAAAAGAATGGAAAATGA
- a CDS encoding indole-3-glycerol-phosphate synthase, with protein sequence MHQIITEIIASTRNRIPLTSNTIKRITPRDFKKSIKDKKQQGLIPVISEVKPSSPTRFIRNVTPLEAAGIANQMESAGAAAISVLTEPDFFKGSIRNLISARENVKIPVLRKDFIINKNQVHEVESDLILLIAGILGDELDGFVNEAISSGREPLVEVHNSDELENALATRTNIIGINNRNLTTMNVDISTTEKLAPIISNRIIISESGISSPDDAVRMIDAGADAILVGTSIMLGNVYEKTYELVHALNTKNNH encoded by the coding sequence ATGCACCAGATAATCACCGAAATAATTGCATCAACAAGAAACAGGATCCCTCTTACTTCAAACACGATAAAGAGAATAACCCCAAGAGATTTCAAAAAAAGCATCAAGGATAAAAAACAACAGGGACTCATTCCAGTGATCTCGGAAGTAAAACCATCATCTCCGACTCGCTTTATCAGGAATGTTACACCCCTTGAAGCAGCCGGAATTGCAAATCAGATGGAATCTGCGGGTGCAGCAGCGATATCCGTACTTACAGAACCGGATTTCTTTAAAGGCAGTATCCGGAACCTGATATCTGCCAGGGAAAATGTTAAGATTCCGGTACTCAGGAAGGATTTCATTATTAATAAGAACCAGGTCCATGAAGTAGAAAGCGATTTGATCCTTTTGATAGCAGGGATCCTGGGAGATGAACTGGATGGTTTCGTAAACGAAGCAATATCTTCAGGCAGGGAGCCTCTTGTTGAAGTGCATAACAGCGATGAACTTGAAAATGCGCTTGCAACGCGGACAAACATAATCGGGATCAATAACAGGAACCTTACTACAATGAACGTTGACATATCAACAACTGAAAAACTGGCTCCTATTATCAGCAACAGGATAATTATAAGTGAAAGCGGGATATCATCTCCTGATGATGCAGTCCGTATGATAGACGCAGGCGCTGATGCGATACTTGTAGGAACATCCATTATGCTGGGAAATGTTTACGAAAAGACTTACGAATTAGTACATGCATTGAACACTAAAAATAATCATTGA
- the trpB gene encoding tryptophan synthase subunit beta, translating to MTLKLESKFGKYGGQFVPEVLMPALVELTEYYEKYKDDAVFNDELDHYLRDFAGRPSPLYFAKRLSKEYGVKIYLKREDLIHGGAHKLNNTLGQGLLAKYMGKKRIIAETGAGQHGTACAMAGAAFDIKTEVYMGARDTVRQRMNVYRMELMGTKVIPVKSGSETLKDAINEAMRDWVANVGTTHYMIGSVVGPHPFPTMVRDFQSVIGKEVRTQILEKEGRFPDSIVACTGGGSNAMGIFHPFIEEDVDLFAVEAGGSGMKTTEKEALHSATLCTGEDGILHGMRTKVLQNKYGQILESSSIAAGLDYAGVGPELAYLADIGRLKPCNSMDSEALLAFHDLCRFEGIIPALESSHAVAYVRKAAASGELGDVVVINISGRGDKDLETVMGMRK from the coding sequence ATGACACTTAAGCTTGAATCAAAATTTGGCAAATATGGCGGCCAGTTCGTACCTGAAGTATTGATGCCTGCACTTGTTGAGCTTACTGAATACTATGAAAAATATAAAGATGATGCTGTTTTTAATGATGAACTGGATCATTATCTCCGGGATTTTGCAGGCCGCCCGTCCCCGTTATATTTTGCAAAAAGACTGAGCAAGGAATACGGTGTAAAGATCTATTTAAAACGGGAAGACCTCATCCACGGCGGCGCCCATAAATTGAATAATACGCTTGGCCAGGGGTTGCTTGCAAAATATATGGGGAAAAAAAGGATCATCGCAGAGACAGGCGCAGGCCAGCATGGCACAGCATGTGCAATGGCGGGCGCAGCGTTTGATATAAAGACAGAGGTTTACATGGGCGCCAGGGATACTGTGCGCCAGCGCATGAACGTTTACAGGATGGAACTGATGGGGACAAAGGTCATTCCTGTAAAAAGCGGTTCAGAGACTCTAAAGGATGCGATTAATGAAGCAATGCGCGACTGGGTGGCAAATGTAGGGACAACGCATTACATGATCGGCTCTGTGGTCGGGCCGCATCCATTCCCGACCATGGTGCGGGATTTCCAGAGCGTGATAGGAAAAGAGGTGCGTACCCAGATACTGGAAAAGGAAGGCAGGTTCCCCGACTCCATAGTGGCATGCACAGGCGGGGGCAGCAATGCGATGGGAATATTTCATCCATTCATAGAAGAAGATGTTGATCTTTTCGCAGTAGAAGCAGGAGGAAGCGGCATGAAAACAACGGAAAAAGAGGCGCTTCATTCAGCAACTCTTTGCACTGGCGAAGATGGCATCCTCCACGGCATGCGAACAAAGGTGCTCCAGAATAAGTACGGACAGATACTTGAATCAAGCTCGATCGCAGCAGGTCTTGATTATGCTGGAGTTGGTCCTGAACTTGCGTACCTGGCTGATATTGGACGTCTTAAACCATGCAACTCAATGGATAGTGAGGCCCTTCTTGCATTCCATGACCTTTGCAGGTTTGAAGGGATCATACCTGCGCTTGAATCATCTCATGCTGTGGCGTATGTCAGGAAAGCAGCAGCATCAGGAGAGCTTGGGGATGTTGTTGTTATAAATATTTCAGGGCGAGGCGATAAAGATCTTGAGACCGTTATGGGGATGAGAAAATGA